One window of the Triticum dicoccoides isolate Atlit2015 ecotype Zavitan chromosome 3B, WEW_v2.0, whole genome shotgun sequence genome contains the following:
- the LOC119278702 gene encoding uncharacterized protein LOC119278702 isoform X1 → MMEDVGSGDAPAQGSRCEDPMTPPDLSPPPPFSGPTGRSKSPTVTSYVMETEDLFVPVWVKNYSEERRKNWVPSSSDLKLLSLNRLKQQQACEDNRKVAVKDVSWRKKWVAAWMDVVSRMKYVSCTDIIIMVMLVMAAIPHNEDYHDFADQRTLFLGIPNTLNVISTIPLFFVGLAGLILSHCKSYFRLWSQGDLYILFAGVSVAGFGSCYYHLNPENGTLFWHKLPMVTTFTCFEAIFIIESFDDWARTKSLAPTSYWLWAAGLYLLARVEEVADKQIYRWTLQIVSGHTLGHLCVSMVPLFLILMLAERTRPIELERRMVPVDHQLNLTSMVCLLVPKMICLWVPMIQVSVTICEISILMWEFGARPVNQAKISDDQAMLETPIRAWETLSRIHGLWGMDIYKNKVLQFLQSERSDESFLGLWGPPGVGKTRLLSLIAASYADSFHHILFLDGGSSVIVMQHHLASFLKLDWETMSALEEHCRAKIITDILVQDSFLLLLDNVYDRPFPDLVAVGLPMPLGCHQKVVLTSRRQKVCGFMGCTISNIVQMKCLGEEDAWRLFKYHAGVEITEADAEIYNYAKQMVRACGGLPRGIRALGKGVARVTRSGKDLFAWQFAYRKTMGRIRHPEEMPEIAYVLV, encoded by the exons ATGATGGAGGACGTCGGCTCCGGTGACGCGCCAGCGCAAGGCAGCCGATGTGAAGACCCCATGACGCCGCCAGATCTGTCCCCGCCGCCTCCTTTCTCAGGGCCCACTGGACGTTCGAAATCCCCCACG GTGACAAGTTATGTTATGGAAACTGAAGATTTGTTTGTGCCTGTTTGGGTAAAAAACTACAGTGAGGAAAGAAGGAAGAACTGGGTGCCGTCATCGTCTGATCTCAAACTACTTTCGCTCAATCGTCTTAAACAGCAACAAGCTTGTGAGGATAACCGCAAGGTGGCTGTGAAGGATGTAAGTTGGAGGAAGAAGTGGGTGGCGGCGTGGATGGATGTGGTGAGTAGGATGAAGTATGTGTCATGTACAGACATAATCATCATGGTCATGCTTGTCATGGCCGCCATCCCGCATAACGAGGACTACCACGACTTTGCCGACCAACGCACACTTTTCCTTG GGATCCCTAATACGCTGAATGTGATCTCAACAATCCCCCTCTTTTTTGTCGGTCTCGCCGGGCTCATCCTTAGCCACTGCAAAAGCTATTTTAGGCTATG GTCACAGGGGGATCTCTACATACTCTTTGCTGGTGTCAGTGTTGCTGGCTTTGGTTCATGCTATTACCATCTCAACCCAGAAAATGGCACCCTATTTTGGCACAAATTGCCA ATGGTGACCACTTTCACATGTTTTGAGGCCATTTTCATTATTGAGAGTTTTGATGATTGGGCAAGAACAAAGTCCCTTGCACCAACAAGCTACTGGTTATGGGCAGCAG GATTGTACCTCCTTGCTAGAGTAGAAGAGGTTGCGGACAAACAAATTTATAGGTGGACTCTTCAGATTGTTAGTGGGCATACTCTTGGTCATTTATGTGTTTCGATGGTACCTCTTTTTTTGATTCTCATGTTAGCAGAAAGGACAAGGCCAATTGAACTAGAAAG ACGCATGGTTCCAGTGGATCATCAACTAAATCTTACTTCCATGGTCTGCTTATTGGTGCCCAAGATGATCTGCCTCTGGGTGCCCATGATACAG GTTAGTGTCACCATTTGCGAAATCAGCATTCTGATGTGGGAGTTTGGTGCTCGTCCTGTTAATCAGGCAAAAATCTCTGACGATCAAGCAATGTTAGAAACCCCAATTCGTGCTTGGGAGACTCTGTCACGAATTCATGGCCTTTGGGGGATGGACATTTACAAGAATAAGGTGCTTCAGTTTTTACAGAGTGAGCGGTCGGATGAGTCCTTCCTTGGATTATGGGGCCCGCCGGGTGTTGGCAAGACGCGACTTCTTTCACTCATTGCTGCTAGCTATGCCGATTCATTCCATCACATCTTATTTCTTGATGGTGGCAGCAGCGTGATAGTTATGCAACATCATCTTGCTTCTTTCTTGAAATTGGATTGGGAGACGATGTCGGCGTTAGAGGAGCATTGCCGAGCTAAGATCATCACTGACATTCTAGTGCAAGACAGTTTTTTGCTTCTATTAGACAACGTTTATGATAGACCCTTCCCAGACTTGGTAGCTGTTGGTTTGCCGATGCCTCTTGGGTGTCATCAAAAGGTTGTTCTTACATCAAGGAGACAGAAGGTGTGTGGATTCATGGGATGCACGATATCAAATATTGTGCAGATGAAGTGCCTCGGGGAGGAAGATGCTTGGAGACTTTTCAAGTACCATGCGGGAGTTGAAATCACAGAAGCTGATGCTGAAATTTACAATTATGCAAAACAG ATGGTTCGGGCATGTGGTGGGTTGCCTAGAGGCATACGTGCCCTTGGCAAAGGCGTTGCCCGAGTGACTCGAAGTGGTAAGGATCTATTTGCTTGGCAGTTCGCGTACAGGAAAACCATGGGAAGAATTCGACATCCCGAGGAAATGCCAGAAATAGCGTATGTTCTGGTCTAG
- the LOC119278702 gene encoding uncharacterized protein LOC119278702 isoform X2, with the protein MMEDVGSGDAPAQGSRCEDPMTPPDLSPPPPFSGPTGRSKSPTVTSYVMETEDLFVPVWVKNYSEERRKNWVPSSSDLKLLSLNRLKQQQACEDNRKVAVKDVSWRKKWVAAWMDVVSRMKYVSCTDIIIMVMLVMAAIPHNEDYHDFADQRTLFLGIPNTLNVISTIPLFFVGLAGLILSHCKSYFRLWSQGDLYILFAGVSVAGFGSCYYHLNPENGTLFWHKLPMVTTFTCFEAIFIIESFDDWARTKSLAPTSYWLWAAGLYLLARVEEVADKQIYRWTLQIVSGHTLGHLCVSMVPLFLILMLAERTRPIELERRMVPVDHQLNLTSMVCLLVPKMICLWVPMIQVSVTICEISILMWEFGARPVNQAKISDDQAMLETPIRAWETLSRIHGLWGMDIYKNKVLQFLQSERSDESFLGLWGPPGVGKTRLLSLIAASYADSFHHILFLDGGSSVIVMQHHLASFLKLDWETMSALEEHCRAKIITDILVQDSFLLLLDNVYDRPFPDLVAVGLPMPLGCHQKVVLTSRRQKVCGFMGCTISNIVQMKCLGEEDAWRLFKYHAGVEITEADAEIYNYAKQMVRACGGLPRGIRALGKGVARVTRSGTCAWLVVAVEIWRQSGVE; encoded by the exons ATGATGGAGGACGTCGGCTCCGGTGACGCGCCAGCGCAAGGCAGCCGATGTGAAGACCCCATGACGCCGCCAGATCTGTCCCCGCCGCCTCCTTTCTCAGGGCCCACTGGACGTTCGAAATCCCCCACG GTGACAAGTTATGTTATGGAAACTGAAGATTTGTTTGTGCCTGTTTGGGTAAAAAACTACAGTGAGGAAAGAAGGAAGAACTGGGTGCCGTCATCGTCTGATCTCAAACTACTTTCGCTCAATCGTCTTAAACAGCAACAAGCTTGTGAGGATAACCGCAAGGTGGCTGTGAAGGATGTAAGTTGGAGGAAGAAGTGGGTGGCGGCGTGGATGGATGTGGTGAGTAGGATGAAGTATGTGTCATGTACAGACATAATCATCATGGTCATGCTTGTCATGGCCGCCATCCCGCATAACGAGGACTACCACGACTTTGCCGACCAACGCACACTTTTCCTTG GGATCCCTAATACGCTGAATGTGATCTCAACAATCCCCCTCTTTTTTGTCGGTCTCGCCGGGCTCATCCTTAGCCACTGCAAAAGCTATTTTAGGCTATG GTCACAGGGGGATCTCTACATACTCTTTGCTGGTGTCAGTGTTGCTGGCTTTGGTTCATGCTATTACCATCTCAACCCAGAAAATGGCACCCTATTTTGGCACAAATTGCCA ATGGTGACCACTTTCACATGTTTTGAGGCCATTTTCATTATTGAGAGTTTTGATGATTGGGCAAGAACAAAGTCCCTTGCACCAACAAGCTACTGGTTATGGGCAGCAG GATTGTACCTCCTTGCTAGAGTAGAAGAGGTTGCGGACAAACAAATTTATAGGTGGACTCTTCAGATTGTTAGTGGGCATACTCTTGGTCATTTATGTGTTTCGATGGTACCTCTTTTTTTGATTCTCATGTTAGCAGAAAGGACAAGGCCAATTGAACTAGAAAG ACGCATGGTTCCAGTGGATCATCAACTAAATCTTACTTCCATGGTCTGCTTATTGGTGCCCAAGATGATCTGCCTCTGGGTGCCCATGATACAG GTTAGTGTCACCATTTGCGAAATCAGCATTCTGATGTGGGAGTTTGGTGCTCGTCCTGTTAATCAGGCAAAAATCTCTGACGATCAAGCAATGTTAGAAACCCCAATTCGTGCTTGGGAGACTCTGTCACGAATTCATGGCCTTTGGGGGATGGACATTTACAAGAATAAGGTGCTTCAGTTTTTACAGAGTGAGCGGTCGGATGAGTCCTTCCTTGGATTATGGGGCCCGCCGGGTGTTGGCAAGACGCGACTTCTTTCACTCATTGCTGCTAGCTATGCCGATTCATTCCATCACATCTTATTTCTTGATGGTGGCAGCAGCGTGATAGTTATGCAACATCATCTTGCTTCTTTCTTGAAATTGGATTGGGAGACGATGTCGGCGTTAGAGGAGCATTGCCGAGCTAAGATCATCACTGACATTCTAGTGCAAGACAGTTTTTTGCTTCTATTAGACAACGTTTATGATAGACCCTTCCCAGACTTGGTAGCTGTTGGTTTGCCGATGCCTCTTGGGTGTCATCAAAAGGTTGTTCTTACATCAAGGAGACAGAAGGTGTGTGGATTCATGGGATGCACGATATCAAATATTGTGCAGATGAAGTGCCTCGGGGAGGAAGATGCTTGGAGACTTTTCAAGTACCATGCGGGAGTTGAAATCACAGAAGCTGATGCTGAAATTTACAATTATGCAAAACAG ATGGTTCGGGCATGTGGTGGGTTGCCTAGAGGCATACGTGCCCTTGGCAAAGGCGTTGCCCGAGTGACTCGAAGTG GCACTTGTGCGTGGCTCGTAGTAGCTGTGGAGATATGGCGGCAGTCAGGAGTTGAATAG
- the LOC119282503 gene encoding uncharacterized protein LOC119282503 codes for MYNVLPSLFHQIGLSIALARACTSTLINQKEAPCYCSNEIKGEAAAWKLFCRGEGRCLPRPGASPLQPPSRSWSARAGRLDGLVLGRCIELLGSHGLDVYTGAATPESVVVVDGRADKTAHMGATVGGGSRCRGSDESRGLGCRPRGRALHAGIAQSGACDNV; via the exons ATGTATAATgtgttgcctagtctcttccatcagatcggtctttcgattgcattggctagagcatgcacttctacattaaTAAATCAGAAAGAAGCACCTTGTTACTGTAGCAATGAAATCAAG GGCGAGGCTGCCGCATGGAAGCTCTTCTGCCGGGGTGAGGGCCGCTGTTTGCCACGCCCGGGTGCATCGCCGCTACAGCCACCAAGCCGCTCATGGTCTGCCCGTGCTGGAAGGCTAGATGGCCTTGTCCTTGGTCGTTGCATCGAGTTGCTAGGATCCCATGGGCTCGACGTATACACCGGTGCCGCCACGCCCGAGAGCGTTGTCGTCGTAGACGGCCGTGCCGACAAGACCGCGCATATGGGTGCCACCGTTGGCGGAGGGAGTCGCTGCAGAGGGTCGGACGAGAGCCGTGGCCTCGGCTGCCGCCCCCGGGGAAGGGCTCTCCATGCTGGAATCGCTCAGTCAGGAGCATGCGATAACGTGTAA